A portion of the Geobacter sp. genome contains these proteins:
- a CDS encoding DUF4440 domain-containing protein, giving the protein MTPIQEAITGKEDLGQLNSPFLALAQFYRAFNARDMDMMSENWAQSDDISMDNPLGGIKRGWDEIRAVYERIFHGAAEVSVEYYDYTIHETAEMFYAVGRERGYFRLGGTEIKLAIRTSRIFRKAEGRWRQVHHHGSIEDPHLLAHYQSAVMGSTS; this is encoded by the coding sequence ATGACTCCAATTCAAGAGGCAATTACCGGCAAAGAAGACCTGGGGCAGTTGAATTCTCCATTCCTTGCACTGGCCCAGTTTTATCGCGCCTTCAATGCACGCGATATGGATATGATGTCCGAGAATTGGGCTCAGTCGGACGACATCTCCATGGATAACCCGCTTGGCGGCATCAAACGCGGCTGGGATGAGATACGAGCCGTCTATGAACGTATTTTTCATGGAGCTGCAGAAGTCTCTGTGGAGTATTATGATTACACCATCCACGAGACAGCTGAGATGTTTTATGCCGTGGGAAGGGAGCGGGGGTATTTTCGCCTGGGCGGCACTGAGATTAAACTCGCCATTCGTACCAGCCGTATTTTCAGAAAAGCGGAAGGTCGCTGGCGGCAGGTACACCATCATGGCTCAATCGAAGACCCGCATCTGTTGGCACACTATCAATCCGCCGTAATGGGCAGTACATCGTAA
- a CDS encoding DUF190 domain-containing protein, which produces MEHFRGEKVLMRIFIGESDKFGRLPLYEALVELFRKEGCAGATVFRGVAGFGAHSVYHSDKLLRLSTDLPIVVEVVESQERIDGLMPRLDEMMSGGLITMERVQVVHYSHRHER; this is translated from the coding sequence ATGGAACATTTCCGCGGCGAAAAGGTGCTGATGCGGATCTTCATCGGCGAGAGCGATAAATTCGGCCGGCTGCCGCTCTATGAGGCCCTGGTGGAGCTGTTCCGCAAGGAAGGGTGTGCCGGCGCCACGGTCTTTCGGGGGGTGGCGGGTTTCGGTGCCCACAGCGTCTATCACAGCGACAAGCTGCTCCGGCTCTCCACCGACCTTCCCATCGTGGTGGAGGTGGTGGAGAGCCAGGAACGGATCGACGGCTTGATGCCGCGGCTGGACGAGATGATGAGCGGCGGGCTGATAACCATGGAGCGGGTGCAGGTGGTGCATTACAGCCACCGCCATGAACGGTGA
- a CDS encoding Rne/Rng family ribonuclease — protein sequence MSKKMLINVMHPEEARVAIVQDGRLVELDIEIAGSEQTRGNAYKGVVVRVEPSLQAAFVDIGMKKLGFLQMGELHPDYWQWRDDVPEEHRKRRPRIQEVLRRGQELIVQVEKGERDMKGAALTTYLSLPGRYMVLMPGSDSAGVSRKVEAEGERKKLKETIAKLEIPEGIGYIVRTEAVGKTKTELQKDLQYLLKLNASIKEKAAGVKAPAAVYQETDLVTRMLRDYFTAEIDEVLVDSQEVYKQIKAFFKETMPKFEKLVKLHLEKRPIFSRYQLEEQIDLIYEKKVPLPSGGSLVIEPTEALVSIDVNSGKTTGEKGVEDTAYKTNQEAAEEAARQLRLRDLGGLIVIDFIDMRDRKHMAEVEKTLKNALKMDKARVTVGKISQFGMLEMSRQRIKQTLDQAIHLECPHCGGRGKVKNVESMALSFLRKVHGAAAKGTVSEVRGGLPLEVAYYLLNRKKRELGQIEDDYDIAVTIKGKPSFLMNQLEIELIKRERPAHDEHHHAEEAETLLPPGEQLSGPAAAGEIAGEEGKGKKKRKRSRKKKAPEGGEAGTDLQAGETAAEPSAAFEGPEEEHEAGEETADAAEEAEGAEAEGTEGVGEAKKKRRRRRRKKSKPGLAPEGAAGEEAGEGAVESDEDQPADEAAETAGEAPAELEAHAEAKKKRRRRRKKSTKPAGEATDAAEQAGEELPPPAPIEPSPVVTQEAEPAAEPAKPARRRAPRRKAEPAAAEVVPVAAPAVEAQPAPETVAAAEPKKAARPRRATKKKAGEGTEPVAAAAAETPAAEKPKPVRKPRARKKTADEGGES from the coding sequence ATGTCGAAGAAGATGCTGATCAATGTGATGCACCCGGAGGAGGCCCGGGTGGCAATCGTCCAGGACGGCCGGCTGGTCGAGCTGGATATCGAGATCGCCGGGAGCGAACAGACCCGGGGAAACGCCTACAAGGGAGTGGTGGTCCGGGTCGAGCCGTCGCTGCAGGCCGCTTTCGTGGATATCGGGATGAAGAAGCTCGGCTTTCTCCAGATGGGGGAGCTGCACCCCGACTACTGGCAGTGGCGCGACGACGTCCCCGAGGAGCACCGCAAGCGCAGGCCCCGCATCCAGGAGGTCCTGCGCCGTGGCCAGGAGCTCATCGTCCAGGTGGAAAAGGGTGAACGGGACATGAAGGGGGCGGCGCTTACCACCTACCTCTCCCTGCCGGGGCGCTACATGGTCCTGATGCCGGGGAGCGACTCCGCCGGCGTCTCCCGCAAGGTGGAGGCCGAGGGTGAGCGGAAGAAGCTGAAGGAGACCATCGCCAAGCTGGAGATCCCCGAGGGGATCGGCTACATCGTCCGGACCGAGGCGGTGGGAAAGACCAAGACCGAGCTGCAGAAGGATCTGCAGTACCTGCTCAAGCTCAACGCCAGCATCAAGGAGAAGGCGGCCGGGGTCAAGGCGCCTGCAGCCGTCTACCAGGAGACCGACCTGGTGACCCGGATGCTGCGCGATTACTTCACCGCCGAGATCGACGAGGTGCTGGTCGACAGCCAGGAGGTCTACAAGCAGATCAAGGCCTTCTTCAAGGAGACCATGCCCAAGTTCGAGAAGCTGGTCAAGCTCCACCTTGAGAAGCGGCCGATCTTTTCCCGCTACCAGCTTGAGGAGCAGATCGACCTGATCTACGAGAAGAAGGTGCCGCTCCCTTCGGGCGGCTCCCTGGTGATCGAACCGACCGAGGCCCTGGTTTCCATCGACGTCAACTCGGGCAAGACCACCGGCGAGAAGGGGGTGGAGGATACTGCCTACAAGACCAACCAGGAGGCGGCCGAGGAAGCTGCCCGCCAGCTCCGGCTGCGCGACCTGGGGGGGTTGATCGTCATCGATTTCATCGACATGCGCGACCGCAAGCACATGGCCGAGGTGGAAAAGACCCTGAAGAACGCCCTCAAGATGGACAAGGCGCGGGTCACCGTGGGGAAGATCTCCCAGTTCGGCATGCTGGAGATGTCGCGCCAGCGGATCAAGCAGACCCTGGACCAGGCGATCCACCTGGAGTGCCCCCACTGCGGCGGCCGCGGCAAGGTGAAGAACGTGGAGAGCATGGCCCTCTCCTTCCTGCGCAAGGTCCATGGCGCTGCTGCCAAGGGGACCGTTTCCGAGGTGCGCGGCGGGCTGCCGCTGGAGGTCGCCTACTATCTCCTCAACCGGAAGAAGCGGGAGCTGGGGCAGATCGAGGACGACTACGACATTGCCGTCACCATCAAGGGGAAGCCGTCGTTCCTGATGAACCAGCTTGAGATAGAACTGATCAAGCGGGAGCGGCCGGCGCACGACGAGCACCACCACGCCGAGGAGGCCGAGACCCTGCTTCCTCCGGGCGAGCAGCTCTCCGGACCTGCCGCAGCCGGAGAGATCGCCGGCGAGGAAGGGAAAGGGAAGAAGAAGCGGAAGCGGAGCCGGAAGAAGAAGGCACCCGAGGGGGGCGAGGCCGGCACCGATCTGCAGGCCGGGGAGACGGCCGCTGAGCCGTCAGCCGCTTTTGAAGGACCGGAAGAGGAGCATGAGGCCGGGGAAGAAACGGCCGATGCGGCGGAAGAGGCCGAGGGCGCCGAGGCTGAGGGTACCGAGGGTGTCGGCGAGGCGAAGAAGAAGCGCCGCCGGCGCCGGAGGAAGAAGAGCAAGCCCGGCCTGGCCCCGGAAGGTGCTGCTGGCGAGGAAGCAGGAGAAGGGGCTGTTGAGTCCGACGAAGATCAGCCGGCGGATGAGGCTGCCGAGACGGCAGGGGAAGCACCGGCAGAACTGGAGGCCCACGCCGAGGCGAAGAAGAAGCGCCGGCGTCGGCGGAAAAAGAGCACGAAACCTGCGGGCGAGGCAACGGACGCGGCTGAGCAGGCGGGCGAGGAGCTTCCTCCCCCTGCGCCGATCGAACCGTCACCTGTGGTCACTCAGGAAGCGGAGCCGGCAGCCGAACCGGCAAAGCCTGCCCGTCGTCGGGCACCGCGCCGGAAGGCCGAGCCGGCGGCAGCCGAGGTCGTCCCTGTCGCTGCACCGGCCGTAGAGGCTCAGCCGGCGCCGGAAACGGTTGCGGCAGCCGAGCCGAAAAAGGCTGCCAGGCCGCGCCGTGCGACGAAAAAGAAAGCGGGAGAGGGTACTGAGCCCGTGGCAGCCGCAGCCGCTGAAACGCCTGCTGCAGAGAAGCCGAAACCGGTCCGCAAGCCGCGGGCGCGCAAGAAAACCGCTGACGAGGGAGGGGAGTCATGA
- a CDS encoding HNH endonuclease encodes MPKTKHDDIVDYWSEHQDECGLSVDWAEAHERCWRCGYKSKLERCHIIPDSMAGPDEPSNLVLLCHRCHREAPNVKDPRFMWIWIRAYGTSFYDTFWTLRGMEEFEKMFKRKPFAEFEARNISQEVIRAAMFEAMQSATIHFGEGRMNPSTIACVLYQVEEKLLK; translated from the coding sequence ATGCCCAAAACTAAGCATGACGACATAGTCGATTATTGGTCGGAGCACCAAGATGAATGCGGATTGAGCGTCGATTGGGCAGAAGCGCATGAGCGTTGTTGGAGATGCGGCTATAAAAGCAAGCTCGAACGTTGCCACATTATTCCAGATTCAATGGCTGGGCCTGATGAACCGTCAAATCTTGTGCTCCTTTGTCATCGCTGCCATAGAGAAGCACCAAACGTGAAGGACCCAAGATTCATGTGGATTTGGATTCGTGCATACGGAACGTCATTTTACGATACGTTCTGGACTCTCCGCGGAATGGAAGAATTTGAAAAGATGTTCAAACGCAAGCCATTTGCCGAATTTGAAGCAAGAAATATTTCACAGGAAGTAATCAGAGCGGCAATGTTTGAAGCAATGCAGTCAGCAACTATTCATTTTGGCGAGGGGAGGATGAATCCTTCCACAATTGCTTGCGTTCTTTATCAAGTTGAAGAAAAGCTCCTCAAATAA
- a CDS encoding D-2-hydroxyacid dehydrogenase, producing the protein MNITNLLIHLHHNVDAFSFKQRHLDQLRVALPDTRITVASDNRDFMARLPDADAVIAWLFKAEWYDEARKLKVVFTPAAGRDWVDGDPSGRVATRHGSFHGRIMRESLLSMMLYFNRRVGMSLDDQRNRHWGRLDYSSCVALFSQQVLLVGYGSLGRSMAELLRAFGAGVTGVRRSMIGSGADPVVERVVPFDRLEEELPHADHVVLLLPGDATTDGIFTARHFSAMKPGACLYNLGRGNCYREEDLLHALQQGPLAGAGLDVFAEEPLPPESPLWSQPNVLITPHSSAISREYVDLSIEEMIAALREM; encoded by the coding sequence ATGAACATAACCAACCTCCTGATCCATCTGCACCACAACGTCGATGCCTTTTCCTTCAAGCAGCGCCACCTGGACCAGCTCCGCGTAGCGCTCCCCGATACCCGGATCACCGTGGCCAGCGACAATCGCGATTTCATGGCCCGCCTTCCCGATGCCGATGCCGTCATCGCCTGGCTATTCAAGGCGGAATGGTACGACGAGGCCCGGAAACTGAAGGTGGTGTTCACCCCTGCTGCCGGTCGCGACTGGGTTGACGGAGACCCCTCCGGCAGGGTGGCGACGCGCCACGGCAGCTTCCACGGCCGCATCATGCGTGAAAGCCTCCTGTCGATGATGCTCTACTTCAACCGCCGCGTCGGCATGTCGCTTGACGACCAGCGGAACAGGCACTGGGGCCGGCTGGACTACAGCTCGTGCGTGGCGCTCTTCAGCCAGCAGGTGCTCCTGGTCGGCTACGGTTCGCTGGGCCGGTCGATGGCGGAGCTGCTGCGGGCGTTCGGGGCCGGGGTGACGGGGGTCAGGCGCAGCATGATCGGGTCCGGCGCCGATCCCGTCGTCGAGCGGGTCGTCCCGTTCGACCGGCTGGAGGAGGAGCTGCCCCATGCCGATCACGTCGTGCTGCTCCTGCCGGGCGATGCGACGACCGACGGGATCTTCACGGCGCGGCATTTCAGCGCCATGAAGCCGGGGGCCTGCCTCTACAACCTGGGCCGGGGAAACTGCTACCGGGAGGAGGACCTGCTGCATGCCCTGCAACAGGGACCATTGGCCGGCGCAGGCCTGGATGTGTTCGCCGAAGAGCCGCTGCCGCCCGAATCGCCGCTCTGGAGCCAGCCGAACGTGCTGATCACACCGCACTCCAGTGCCATCAGCCGCGAATATGTCGATCTCTCCATCGAGGAGATGATCGCTGCCCTGCGGGAGATGTGA
- a CDS encoding EVE domain-containing protein → MSYWLFKSEPGCFSFDDLKNRPDMTEHWDGVRNYQARNFLRDRVQPGDLVLFYHSNIPEPAVVGLAEVVRGGYPDFTAFDPASEHFDPKSSPAAPVWFMVDVRYVAPLKQQVTLERIRSNPLLADMPLVRRSRLSIQLVTEEEWRMILSMGGMES, encoded by the coding sequence ATGTCCTACTGGCTGTTCAAGTCCGAACCGGGCTGCTTTTCGTTCGACGACCTGAAGAATCGCCCCGATATGACCGAGCATTGGGACGGGGTGCGCAACTACCAGGCGCGTAATTTCCTGCGCGACCGGGTGCAGCCGGGGGACCTGGTGCTGTTCTACCACAGCAATATCCCCGAGCCGGCCGTGGTGGGTCTGGCGGAGGTGGTGCGAGGAGGCTACCCCGATTTCACCGCCTTTGATCCGGCCAGCGAGCACTTCGACCCGAAGTCGTCCCCTGCCGCCCCGGTCTGGTTCATGGTCGACGTCCGGTACGTGGCGCCGCTGAAACAGCAGGTCACCCTGGAACGGATCAGGTCCAACCCGCTCCTGGCCGACATGCCGCTCGTCAGACGGAGCCGTCTCTCCATCCAGCTGGTGACGGAAGAGGAGTGGCGCATGATTCTCAGCATGGGCGGGATGGAAAGCTGA
- a CDS encoding ATP-binding cassette domain-containing protein translates to MLQLDNLTKEFAAKPLFTAICWHLPKGERVGLVGENGAGKSTLMRIIAGQVEASSGELRLAKGATVGYLPQEGIVSQGKSLFDEALSALADLRQIETELKELEGRLATVPHDAPEHAAILERYGQRQEEFRIRGGYAMEAEVGTVLRGLGFSRQDWERDCGDFSGGWQMRIALARLLLQKPNILLLDEPTNHLDIEARNWLEEYLCSYPYSVILVSHDRFFLDQVCHRITEVWNHTLTDYHCSYSNYLVQREERVTALREAKRRQDEEVEAMEDFIRRFRYNANKASLVQSRIKQLEKVERIVLPPERKRIRFRFPAPPKSGRIVMELAGIVKRYGEKTVLDHVDLTIESGERIALVGHNGAGKSTLMRILNGEPHQAGERRIGHNVSLDYFAQDQAQVMDQTKSAYEELLSAAPYDMVPQLRDILGAFLFSGDDINKKVGVLSGGEKNRLALARMLLKPANLLLMDEPTNHLDLFSKEVLLEALRSFPGTLVFVSHDRYFIDGLATRVVEVEGGGLTSYPGDYEYFLAKKSGQQTSAEVRASGPVATAGAAEAALPSYELSKEDRLRQREEEKQRQKLERARTKRIGELEAAIGQEEKALQDVEARLAAPEMAADYAALQQAGSEHAAIEARLAALYAEWEELAALTEAS, encoded by the coding sequence ATGCTGCAGCTCGACAACCTGACCAAGGAATTCGCCGCCAAACCGCTTTTCACCGCCATCTGCTGGCATCTGCCCAAGGGGGAGCGGGTCGGCCTGGTGGGGGAGAACGGCGCCGGCAAGTCGACCCTGATGCGGATCATCGCCGGCCAGGTGGAGGCGTCGTCCGGCGAGCTCCGCCTTGCCAAGGGTGCGACGGTAGGCTACCTGCCGCAGGAAGGGATCGTCTCACAGGGCAAAAGCCTGTTCGACGAGGCACTGTCGGCGCTGGCCGACCTGCGGCAGATAGAGACCGAGCTGAAAGAGCTGGAGGGGCGGCTGGCAACCGTGCCGCACGACGCCCCAGAGCACGCGGCGATCCTGGAACGCTACGGCCAGCGCCAGGAGGAGTTCCGCATCCGCGGCGGCTACGCCATGGAGGCGGAGGTGGGGACGGTGCTGCGCGGCCTCGGCTTTTCCCGGCAGGACTGGGAGCGGGATTGCGGGGACTTCTCCGGCGGCTGGCAGATGCGGATCGCCCTGGCCCGGCTGCTCTTGCAGAAGCCCAACATCCTCCTTCTGGACGAACCGACCAACCACCTGGACATCGAGGCGCGCAACTGGCTGGAGGAGTACCTCTGCAGCTACCCCTATTCGGTGATCCTGGTCTCCCACGACCGCTTCTTCCTCGACCAGGTCTGCCACCGGATCACCGAGGTCTGGAACCATACCCTCACCGATTACCACTGCTCCTACAGCAATTATCTCGTGCAGCGGGAGGAGCGGGTGACGGCGCTGCGCGAGGCAAAGCGGCGCCAGGACGAGGAGGTGGAGGCGATGGAGGATTTCATCCGCCGCTTCCGCTACAACGCCAACAAGGCGTCGCTGGTGCAGTCGCGAATCAAGCAGCTGGAGAAGGTGGAGCGGATCGTGCTGCCGCCGGAACGTAAACGTATCCGCTTCCGTTTCCCGGCCCCGCCCAAGAGCGGCCGGATCGTGATGGAGCTTGCCGGCATCGTCAAGCGCTACGGCGAGAAGACCGTGCTGGACCACGTCGACCTGACCATCGAGAGCGGCGAGCGGATCGCCCTGGTGGGGCATAACGGCGCCGGCAAGTCGACGCTCATGCGGATCCTGAACGGCGAACCGCACCAGGCAGGGGAGCGGCGGATCGGCCACAACGTGTCGCTCGACTATTTCGCCCAGGACCAGGCCCAGGTCATGGACCAGACCAAAAGCGCCTACGAGGAGTTGCTCTCTGCCGCCCCGTACGACATGGTGCCACAGCTGCGGGATATTCTGGGCGCCTTCCTCTTTTCCGGCGACGACATCAATAAGAAGGTCGGCGTCCTCTCCGGCGGGGAGAAGAACCGGCTGGCCCTGGCGCGGATGCTGCTCAAGCCGGCCAACCTGCTCCTGATGGACGAGCCGACCAACCACCTGGACCTGTTCAGCAAGGAGGTGCTGCTGGAGGCGCTCCGCTCCTTTCCGGGCACGCTGGTCTTCGTTTCCCACGACCGTTACTTCATCGACGGGCTTGCCACCAGGGTGGTGGAGGTGGAAGGGGGCGGACTCACTTCCTATCCGGGCGATTACGAATACTTCCTGGCGAAGAAGTCCGGCCAGCAGACCTCTGCCGAGGTGCGGGCAAGCGGTCCCGTTGCAACGGCGGGCGCAGCCGAGGCCGCGCTGCCGAGCTACGAGCTCTCCAAGGAGGATCGCCTCCGTCAGCGGGAGGAGGAGAAGCAGCGCCAGAAGTTAGAGCGGGCGCGGACCAAACGGATCGGCGAGCTGGAGGCCGCCATCGGCCAGGAGGAAAAGGCGCTGCAGGACGTGGAGGCCCGGCTGGCAGCCCCGGAGATGGCCGCCGACTATGCGGCCCTGCAGCAGGCGGGCAGCGAGCATGCTGCCATCGAGGCCCGGCTGGCGGCACTTTATGCCGAGTGGGAAGAGCTTGCAGCCTTGACAGAAGCGAGCTGA
- a CDS encoding 2-oxoglutarate dehydrogenase E1 component, whose protein sequence is MSFVDGLDPHWLEEQYNRWQREPDSVTPDWQAFFAGFALGQEGAGPIAGSGRCHDCSLKLSGVNSLIYRYRDIGHLLACTDPLSPCPLSHPLLDLAEFGLSAADLETVFPTRRFLNESATLAEILATLRDTYCRSVGVEFMQITEPAERQWLIDRMEPVRNCPSVDRAERIVLLRLLTEAALFESFLHRRFPGQKRFSLEGGESLIVLLDRLAHHAASGGMTDLVLGMAHRGRLNVLANIMGKPLANIFAEFADNLEHGFVGEGDVKYHKGFSAEREYPDGRLHLTLAFNPSHLEAVDPVVEGKARARQDQMGPDGAKRLLPVLVHGDAAFAGQGMVAETLNLSQLEGYRTGGTIHVVLNNQIGFTTLPADARSTRYATDVARMLMVPIFHVHGDDPEAVAFVAQLALDYRNAFGRDVVVEVICYRRHGHNEGDEPYFTQPLMYEQIKARPPVHKLYADELAAGGEPEETAAALVQEVTARLEQAMAQTPDPTVDLGFASDWQGIQRGFEPVAVLTAVKQERLQALAEQLAVLPPGFTPHPKVAALLQRRLDAVRAGSGIDWGNAEALACATLLADGIPVRLSGQDSRRGTFNHRHAVLHDMASDATHTPLAGVVDSGAAFHVYDSMLSESAVLGFEYGYAVASPCSLVIWEAQFGDFANGAQVIIDQFIAAGETKWDRSSGLTLFLPHGYEGQGAEHSSARIERFLQLCAEENLLVAYPSTPAQLFHLLRRQVLQAFRKPLVVFTPKSLFRHPDCISMLEELASGGFREVIPDPVPAGEVSRVLVCSGKVFYDLQEYRREEGRGDVAIIRVEQLYPLRRDLLQEAMAPLSHVTDWRWVQEEPANMGAWLFVGQQLAEVAGKEFRFVGRKPAAAPAVGSHRLHAEEQKGLIAAAFS, encoded by the coding sequence ATGTCGTTCGTCGATGGACTCGATCCCCACTGGCTTGAGGAACAGTACAACCGCTGGCAACGGGAGCCGGACAGCGTAACGCCTGATTGGCAGGCCTTCTTTGCCGGATTCGCCCTGGGACAGGAAGGTGCAGGTCCGATTGCCGGTTCAGGACGGTGTCACGACTGCTCGCTCAAGCTTTCCGGCGTCAATTCGCTCATCTATCGTTACCGCGACATTGGCCACCTCCTTGCCTGTACCGATCCGCTCTCCCCCTGCCCACTCTCCCACCCCCTGCTCGACCTGGCCGAATTCGGCCTCTCGGCCGCGGACCTGGAAACGGTCTTCCCCACCCGCAGGTTTCTCAACGAATCCGCGACCCTGGCCGAGATCCTGGCGACTCTGCGCGATACCTATTGCCGCTCCGTCGGCGTCGAGTTCATGCAGATCACCGAGCCGGCCGAGCGCCAATGGCTGATCGACCGGATGGAGCCTGTCCGCAACTGCCCCTCGGTTGACCGCGCAGAGCGGATCGTCCTGTTGCGCCTCTTGACCGAGGCTGCCCTGTTCGAATCCTTCCTGCATCGGCGGTTTCCCGGCCAGAAGCGCTTTTCCCTGGAAGGGGGGGAGTCGCTCATCGTCCTGCTCGACCGGCTCGCCCATCACGCTGCCAGCGGCGGCATGACCGACCTGGTCCTGGGGATGGCGCACCGCGGAAGGCTCAATGTCCTGGCCAACATCATGGGGAAACCGCTGGCCAACATCTTTGCCGAATTTGCCGACAATCTGGAGCATGGTTTCGTGGGAGAAGGGGATGTGAAGTACCACAAGGGGTTCTCAGCCGAGCGGGAATATCCGGACGGCCGCCTTCACCTGACCCTTGCCTTCAACCCCAGCCATCTGGAGGCGGTCGACCCGGTGGTGGAAGGAAAGGCGCGCGCCCGCCAGGATCAGATGGGCCCGGACGGCGCAAAACGACTGCTGCCGGTACTGGTGCACGGCGATGCGGCCTTTGCCGGCCAGGGGATGGTGGCGGAGACCCTCAACCTCTCACAGCTGGAGGGGTACCGGACCGGCGGCACCATCCACGTGGTCCTCAACAACCAGATCGGCTTCACCACCCTGCCGGCCGATGCCCGCTCCACCCGCTATGCCACCGACGTGGCCAGGATGCTGATGGTCCCCATCTTCCACGTCCACGGCGACGACCCTGAGGCGGTGGCGTTCGTGGCGCAGCTGGCCCTGGACTACCGCAACGCCTTTGGCCGCGACGTTGTGGTGGAGGTGATCTGCTATCGCCGTCATGGCCACAACGAGGGGGACGAGCCCTATTTCACCCAGCCCCTCATGTACGAGCAGATCAAGGCGCGGCCGCCGGTGCACAAACTCTATGCCGACGAGCTGGCTGCCGGCGGCGAACCGGAGGAGACGGCCGCGGCCCTGGTGCAGGAGGTTACCGCCCGCCTGGAGCAGGCCATGGCCCAGACCCCGGACCCCACCGTGGATCTCGGTTTTGCCAGCGACTGGCAGGGAATCCAACGCGGCTTTGAGCCGGTTGCCGTACTTACGGCCGTGAAGCAGGAGCGGCTTCAGGCGCTGGCCGAGCAGCTTGCCGTGCTGCCGCCGGGCTTCACGCCCCATCCCAAGGTGGCGGCCCTGTTGCAGCGCCGGCTGGATGCGGTCCGGGCTGGGAGCGGCATCGACTGGGGCAACGCCGAGGCGCTCGCCTGTGCCACGCTGCTGGCGGACGGCATCCCGGTCCGGCTGTCCGGGCAGGATTCCCGGCGGGGCACCTTCAACCACCGTCATGCCGTGCTGCACGACATGGCATCCGATGCGACCCACACCCCCCTTGCCGGTGTTGTGGATTCCGGCGCGGCCTTTCACGTCTACGACAGCATGCTCTCGGAAAGCGCCGTGCTCGGCTTCGAATACGGCTATGCCGTGGCGTCCCCTTGTTCCCTGGTCATCTGGGAGGCCCAGTTCGGCGACTTCGCCAACGGCGCCCAGGTGATCATCGACCAGTTCATCGCTGCCGGCGAGACCAAGTGGGACCGCTCCAGCGGCCTGACCCTCTTTCTTCCCCACGGCTACGAGGGGCAGGGTGCCGAGCATTCCAGCGCCCGCATCGAGCGGTTCCTCCAGCTCTGCGCCGAGGAAAACCTGCTGGTGGCCTATCCGTCGACCCCGGCGCAGCTCTTTCACCTCTTGCGCCGCCAGGTGCTGCAGGCGTTCCGCAAGCCCCTGGTGGTCTTCACCCCCAAGAGCCTGTTCCGCCATCCCGACTGTATCTCGATGCTGGAGGAGCTTGCCTCGGGCGGTTTCCGCGAGGTGATTCCCGATCCGGTTCCGGCCGGGGAGGTGAGCCGGGTCCTGGTCTGCTCCGGCAAGGTCTTTTACGATCTGCAGGAATACCGCCGCGAAGAAGGGCGGGGGGATGTGGCGATCATCCGCGTCGAGCAGCTCTATCCGCTGCGCCGCGACCTGCTGCAGGAGGCGATGGCGCCGCTTTCTCATGTCACGGATTGGCGCTGGGTCCAGGAGGAGCCGGCCAACATGGGGGCCTGGCTCTTCGTCGGACAGCAGCTGGCAGAGGTTGCCGGCAAAGAGTTCCGCTTCGTGGGGAGAAAGCCTGCCGCTGCGCCGGCTGTCGGCTCCCACCGTCTCCATGCCGAGGAGCAGAAAGGGCTCATTGCCGCGGCATTCTCCTGA
- the crcB gene encoding fluoride efflux transporter CrcB → MTTVLAIAVCGAIGCLARYWLSGWVYEVAGRAFPWGTLAVNVVGAYLIGLIMEFALRSTLISPTLRVGLTIGLLGGLTTFSTFSYETFRLLEDGEFFTAAVNVTASVLLCLAFTWLGIYSARHL, encoded by the coding sequence GTGACGACCGTTCTCGCCATAGCCGTCTGCGGCGCCATTGGCTGCCTGGCGCGGTACTGGCTCTCCGGCTGGGTCTATGAAGTTGCGGGCCGGGCCTTTCCCTGGGGGACCCTGGCGGTGAACGTGGTGGGGGCCTATCTCATCGGCCTCATCATGGAGTTTGCCCTCCGGAGCACCCTCATCTCCCCAACCCTGCGCGTTGGCCTCACCATCGGCCTTCTCGGGGGGCTCACCACGTTTTCGACCTTCAGTTACGAAACCTTCCGGCTGCTTGAAGACGGCGAATTCTTCACTGCGGCGGTCAACGTCACGGCCAGTGTTCTGCTCTGCCTGGCATTCACCTGGCTCGGGATCTACTCGGCCCGGCACCTGTAG